One window of the Petroclostridium xylanilyticum genome contains the following:
- a CDS encoding M56 family metallopeptidase: protein MVEVFLKILNMSITASYVFIAVLILRLLLRRAPKRISYMLWSVLLFRLVCPVSFSSVFSLFNFFNAPIADSGGIEYISKGNGLTVVPQIRSDAIYFSKTVSPMITQAVETTSANPMQVFLSIGTWVWLVGMVVMFIIVLFPTYGSREGFQRQLY from the coding sequence ATGGTAGAAGTATTTTTGAAAATACTCAACATGAGCATTACTGCTTCATATGTATTCATTGCTGTGCTCATCTTGCGACTGCTGTTGAGACGAGCTCCGAAGCGGATCTCATATATGCTCTGGAGCGTTCTTTTATTTCGGCTGGTCTGCCCGGTTTCATTTTCATCAGTCTTCTCTCTTTTTAATTTTTTTAATGCGCCTATTGCAGATAGCGGGGGTATTGAATACATTTCAAAGGGCAATGGGCTTACGGTTGTACCGCAGATACGCTCTGATGCTATCTATTTTAGCAAAACGGTTAGTCCGATGATTACTCAGGCTGTGGAGACAACAAGCGCTAATCCAATGCAGGTATTCTTATCTATCGGCACTTGGGTTTGGCTTGTTGGTATGGTTGTTATGTTCATAATAGTGTTGTTTCCTACCTACGGCTCAAGAGAAGGGTTTCAACGGCAACTCTACTAA
- a CDS encoding BlaI/MecI/CopY family transcriptional regulator has translation MEKYKLFDAEYKFASIIWDNEPINSTELVKLCADKLGWKKSTTYTVLKKLCERGILQNKDATVTSLVKREDVQRYESRAVLEKTFDGSLPKFLTAFLSGRKLSEQEAEELKRIIEEAVK, from the coding sequence ATGGAAAAATATAAGCTGTTTGATGCGGAATACAAATTTGCCAGTATAATCTGGGACAATGAACCGATCAATTCCACCGAGCTTGTAAAGCTGTGCGCGGATAAACTCGGCTGGAAAAAGTCAACCACCTACACTGTATTAAAAAAGCTTTGCGAGCGCGGTATTCTGCAAAACAAGGATGCGACCGTTACTTCATTGGTTAAGCGTGAAGATGTGCAGAGATATGAAAGCAGGGCTGTGTTGGAAAAAACATTTGACGGGTCGCTGCCGAAATTTCTGACTGCCTTCCTGAGCGGCCGCAAGCTTTCCGAACAGGAGGCCGAGGAACTGAAGCGGATTATAGAGGAGGCGGTGAAATGA
- a CDS encoding endonuclease III domain-containing protein — protein sequence MKVINMPEHLLVTIGKARFSDSERHFIPFVNNTEQDKFLNDIENTPHAFVLACLMDRQIKAERAWSIPFKIKEIVGSFNIDDLASVSLEEYKNIFNRNILHRFNDIMAEVFYSAVQDIKVKYNGDASLIWSNNPSSAKVVYEFLQFKGSGKKIATMAANILARQFKIPFSDYYSIDISPDVHILRVMRRTGLVDSNADLDSIIYKARELNPEFPGIIDFSCWEIGRTWCRPSNPNCNECIINSECKKVIQD from the coding sequence ATGAAGGTGATAAATATGCCGGAACATTTACTTGTAACAATAGGAAAAGCTCGATTTAGCGATTCTGAGAGACATTTTATTCCTTTTGTTAATAACACAGAACAAGATAAATTTCTTAACGATATTGAAAACACGCCTCATGCTTTTGTTTTAGCCTGCTTGATGGATAGGCAGATTAAAGCAGAGCGGGCATGGTCAATCCCTTTTAAAATAAAGGAAATTGTAGGAAGCTTTAATATTGATGATTTAGCTAGTGTTTCGCTAGAAGAGTACAAGAATATTTTTAATAGGAATATATTACATAGATTTAACGATATAATGGCAGAAGTGTTTTATTCCGCAGTTCAGGATATTAAAGTGAAGTATAATGGGGATGCTTCGCTAATATGGAGTAATAATCCCAGCAGCGCAAAAGTGGTTTATGAATTTTTGCAGTTTAAAGGAAGCGGAAAGAAAATTGCCACAATGGCAGCTAATATTCTTGCCAGGCAATTTAAAATCCCGTTTTCTGATTATTACTCAATTGACATATCCCCAGACGTACATATTTTAAGAGTAATGCGAAGGACAGGTTTGGTTGACAGTAACGCTGATTTAGATTCAATTATCTATAAGGCAAGAGAGCTAAATCCTGAGTTTCCTGGGATAATAGATTTTTCATGCTGGGAGATTGGACGTACTTGGTGCAGGCCGAGTAATCCTAATTGCAACGAATGTATAATTAATTCTGAATGCAAGAAAGTAATACAAGATTAG
- a CDS encoding BlaI/MecI/CopY family transcriptional regulator, with translation MEKELKLSNADYRLLSIVWDSEPIASPELCKLTETQLGWKRTTTYTVLKRLCDKGVLQNESTIVTSKIKREHIQAVESRQVISRVFEGSLPKFIAAFLGEEKISDNEAEQIKQIIDEYRRQK, from the coding sequence ATGGAAAAAGAACTGAAGCTCAGTAATGCGGATTACCGTTTGCTTTCGATTGTATGGGATTCGGAGCCTATTGCTTCACCCGAGTTGTGCAAGCTGACGGAAACACAGCTTGGCTGGAAACGAACTACAACCTACACCGTATTAAAGCGACTCTGCGACAAGGGAGTTTTGCAGAATGAGAGTACAATTGTCACTTCGAAAATTAAGCGTGAACACATTCAGGCAGTTGAAAGCCGTCAGGTTATAAGCCGGGTTTTTGAAGGTTCATTGCCGAAATTTATTGCAGCTTTTTTAGGAGAGGAAAAAATCAGCGATAACGAGGCAGAACAAATTAAGCAGATTATCGATGAGTACAGGAGGCAAAAGTAA
- a CDS encoding M56 family metallopeptidase yields the protein MACWYGCYVHNSVVSYLRLKRRVSTATLLNGNVFETDEISSPFVCGFFKPKIYLPVGINETEREYVLLHERTHILRKDHIIKPLAFFALSIHWFNPLMWLAFCLMSRDMEMSCDERVVCELDHEGKVLYGETLLRLAIRRPILAGSPLAFGESTTKSRIKNVLHYKKPAFWIVYVAVLAVAIGTIFLLTNPAKFLDLPDATSILSVEMEQFNEGVSVGSVTLRDNTDVEMVLSALSGAKKTMRKSVNDTPTQKNYLIIRLILEEEMRKLYLYSKGGSYYIEEPYAGVYKSNRSASVEIYKIYNANGNIQENIKDVQDRKSKDDVFNTLNEESVGDNHENKNILSKEEIIQLVESIDPYQLKPTMSPKERYDLRTEIYSKIPEDKIHNFSYAIQSSALQLYGIVCDDRYIELIDKNHPRWDAYDKNNLFGIVTVLSGVEQYVDYKPLQEDIDAVKKLCSEGLEERNILKIIDANRILQDLSRHLIQVPYRGEGEEKVDYGDIHNLYFKATKTLEGAHNLLSAN from the coding sequence TTGGCTTGTTGGTATGGTTGTTATGTTCATAATAGTGTTGTTTCCTACCTACGGCTCAAGAGAAGGGTTTCAACGGCAACTCTACTAAACGGCAATGTTTTTGAAACCGACGAGATATCTTCTCCTTTTGTGTGTGGTTTCTTTAAGCCGAAGATCTATTTGCCTGTTGGAATCAATGAAACGGAACGTGAATATGTTTTGCTCCACGAACGGACTCATATTCTTCGAAAGGATCATATCATCAAGCCGCTAGCATTTTTTGCCCTGTCCATCCACTGGTTCAATCCACTTATGTGGTTAGCCTTCTGCCTGATGAGCCGAGATATGGAGATGAGCTGTGATGAACGGGTGGTGTGCGAACTTGATCACGAGGGAAAGGTCCTGTATGGCGAGACCCTGTTGCGGCTGGCGATAAGACGTCCCATTCTGGCCGGAAGCCCGCTGGCTTTCGGTGAAAGTACAACGAAAAGCCGGATTAAAAATGTACTTCACTATAAAAAGCCAGCTTTTTGGATTGTATACGTAGCAGTACTTGCAGTGGCTATCGGGACGATATTCCTGTTGACAAATCCAGCCAAGTTCCTCGACCTTCCAGATGCTACTTCTATTTTGTCTGTGGAAATGGAGCAGTTTAATGAGGGTGTGAGCGTTGGATCTGTAACCTTGAGAGACAACACTGATGTAGAAATGGTTTTGTCCGCTTTATCCGGGGCGAAAAAAACAATGCGTAAATCAGTAAACGATACTCCAACGCAAAAGAATTACCTCATAATAAGACTCATTCTTGAGGAGGAGATGAGAAAGCTGTATTTGTATTCGAAAGGCGGCAGTTACTATATTGAAGAGCCGTATGCTGGGGTGTATAAAAGTAACAGGTCAGCGAGTGTTGAAATATACAAAATATACAATGCAAATGGAAATATACAAGAAAATATTAAGGATGTGCAAGACAGAAAGTCGAAAGATGATGTTTTTAACACTTTAAATGAAGAAAGTGTCGGAGATAATCATGAAAATAAAAATATACTTTCAAAAGAAGAAATTATTCAATTAGTGGAAAGTATTGATCCATATCAATTGAAACCTACAATGTCACCAAAAGAAAGATATGACTTGAGGACGGAAATATACAGCAAAATTCCTGAAGACAAAATTCATAATTTTTCCTATGCCATTCAATCCAGCGCATTACAGCTTTATGGTATTGTGTGTGATGATAGATATATTGAGCTTATTGATAAGAATCATCCAAGATGGGATGCTTATGATAAAAATAATTTATTTGGGATAGTAACTGTATTATCAGGAGTTGAGCAATATGTGGATTATAAGCCTTTGCAGGAAGATATTGACGCTGTAAAAAAACTGTGTAGTGAAGGTCTTGAGGAACGGAACATATTAAAAATAATTGATGCGAACAGGATACTGCAAGATCTGTCTAGACACTTAATACAAGTACCATATCGTGGAGAAGGGGAAGAAAAAGTAGATTATGGTGATATCCATAACCTATACTTCAAGGCGACTAAAACGCTTGAAGGTGCTCATAATTTATTAAGTGCTAATTGA